One segment of Cryptococcus neoformans var. grubii H99 chromosome 2, complete sequence DNA contains the following:
- a CDS encoding dTDP-4-dehydrorhamnose reductase, translated as MVAKNVAVTGASGLLGRAVAAYFISQGDKVISLANSRADRDPHYTKLDLMDQEAVKNFFGSNNIDFVVHCAAERRPDVAEADPEKAAKINAAVPAQLAALAEEQGFTLIYISTDYVFNGRNPPYEVNDAPDPLQMYGRQKLDGEKAILAEREKGAKVSVLRIPVLYGKTEYNAESAINILRDVVEDQSGKTYKMDARQSRFPTNVEDIGRVLYDLAHLEKPLPPILHYSSPAPALTKYDMTCIIAKHLNLPIDHVIKDTTVPTGATPRPENTQLSTKVLKELGIDVSEKKSFEDWWAEYVKEK; from the exons ATGGTAGCCAAAAACGTTGCAGTTACCGGTGCTAGTGGTCTTCTTGGGCGAGCTGTTGCCGCTTACTTCATCTCCCAGGGTGACAAAGTCATCTCTCTCGCCAATAGCCGAGCTGATAGGGACCCTCACTACACCAAGCTCGACTTGATGGACCAGGAGGCTGTCAAAAATTTCTTCGGAAGCAACAACATAGACT TTGTTGTACACT GCGCTGCCGAGCGCCGCCCTGATGTCGCTGAGGCT GATCCTGAGAAAGCCGCAAAG ATTAATGCTGCCGTCCCTGCGCAGCTGGCTGCTCTTGCCGAAGAGCAAGGGTTCACACTCATTTACATTTCTACCGACTATGTCTTCAATGGTCGCAA TCCTCCTTATGAGGTGAATGACGCCCCTGACCCTCTTCAAATGTACGGTCGCCAAAAGCTCGACGGTGAAAAGGCTATCCTCGCTGAGCGCGAGAAGGGTGCAAAGGTCTCTGTGCTCCGAATCCCTGTTTTGTACGGGAAGACGGAATACAATGCCGAATCAGCCATCAACATCCTTCGAGATGTTGTAGAGGATCAGTCTGGTAAGACTTATAAGATGGATGCCAGGCAATCCAGATTCCCTACCAACGTGGAGGACATTGGCCGAGTGCTTTATGATCTGGCTC ATTTGGAGAAGCCATTGCCTCCCATTTTGCACtattcttctccagctcctgctcTTACCAAATATGACATGACCTGTATCATTGCAAAGCATCTGAATCTCCCTATTGATCATGTTATTAAGGACACAACCGTTCCCACCGGTGCCACTCCTCGACCAGAGAACACTCAATTGAGTACCAAAGTCTTGAAGGAGCTGGGCATCGATGTGagcgaaaagaagagctttGAAGACTGGTGGGCAGAGTATGTCAAGGAGAAATAG